In Treponema primitia ZAS-2, a genomic segment contains:
- the pnp gene encoding polyribonucleotide nucleotidyltransferase, translating to MIQRVSYQIAGKELILETGKIAKQAGGAVFAQYAGSVVIATVCSSHDAVEGLDYVPLTVDYNEKYYAAGKIPGGFIKRESRPKDKEILVSRLIDRPMRPLFDKRFGREIQVVPTTISADMVNPPDMLAIIASSAAVHISDIPFGGPIAGVRVCSVDGQLIVNPTYEEIEKSKLEIVVAGTKEGITMVEGGGKEVDEDLIIAALEKAQQAITDLCNLQDKLRELAGKSKLPLTEIAFTLENKDAIRSAAYPRLETACFLKSKQDRHDAISAVKADFAAQYKAQLEDENQKKLFDALFEDLQYEILRNSILDKGVRVDGRGTEDIRDISCEVNILPRTHGSALFTRGETQALVVTTLGTAFDEQIFDDIEGDKRSNFLLHYNFPPYSVGETGRMGTGRREIGHGNLARRSLEAMVPPKTEFPYTIRIVSEIMESNGSSSMASVCGGTLSMLQAGVPMKKPVAGIAMGLITEGKGGPGDRYAVLSDILGDEDHLGDMDFKVAGTEEGITGFQMDIKIAGVSPEVMRKALDQAKRGRLHILGIMNQTINKPVAQISEYAPKIVSLRIDVDKIGALIGPGGKNVKALCEQFSVKINTDDDGTVTIFGKNSKNSEDAKAAVLGIVMDPEPGRVYNGTVKRIMDFGAFVEILPGKEGLVHISKLSRERINNVTDVIKEGQEIPVKLLEVDKMGRLNLSYIDAIDPNGTSDDSGDRHSGGDNRGGDSRRRDERPRRY from the coding sequence ATGATACAAAGAGTAAGCTATCAAATTGCCGGCAAGGAACTGATCCTTGAAACCGGTAAAATCGCGAAACAGGCCGGCGGGGCCGTGTTTGCCCAGTACGCCGGTTCCGTGGTAATCGCCACGGTGTGTTCATCTCATGATGCTGTGGAGGGCCTGGACTATGTGCCCCTCACGGTGGATTATAACGAGAAATACTACGCCGCCGGGAAAATCCCCGGGGGTTTCATCAAACGGGAAAGCCGCCCTAAGGACAAGGAAATTCTGGTGTCCCGGCTCATTGACCGGCCCATGCGGCCCCTCTTTGACAAGCGCTTTGGCCGGGAAATCCAGGTGGTGCCCACCACTATTTCTGCGGACATGGTTAACCCCCCGGATATGCTGGCGATTATCGCCTCCTCCGCGGCGGTGCATATTTCTGACATACCCTTCGGTGGCCCCATTGCGGGGGTGCGGGTCTGTTCCGTGGATGGCCAGCTCATCGTCAACCCCACCTACGAAGAAATCGAAAAGTCAAAGCTTGAGATCGTGGTAGCCGGCACCAAAGAAGGCATCACCATGGTTGAAGGGGGCGGCAAGGAAGTGGACGAGGACCTGATAATCGCCGCCCTGGAAAAGGCCCAGCAGGCGATAACGGATCTCTGTAATTTGCAGGACAAACTCCGGGAACTGGCGGGGAAGTCAAAACTTCCCCTCACGGAGATTGCCTTTACCCTGGAAAATAAAGACGCCATCCGTTCCGCCGCCTATCCCCGGCTGGAAACCGCCTGCTTCCTCAAGAGCAAGCAGGACCGCCATGACGCCATCTCTGCGGTTAAGGCAGATTTTGCCGCCCAGTACAAGGCCCAGCTTGAGGACGAAAACCAGAAGAAACTCTTTGATGCTCTTTTTGAAGATTTGCAATACGAGATACTCAGGAATTCTATCCTTGACAAGGGAGTCCGGGTGGACGGCCGGGGTACCGAGGATATTCGGGACATTAGCTGCGAGGTAAACATACTGCCCCGCACCCACGGTTCCGCCCTCTTTACCCGGGGAGAGACCCAGGCCCTGGTGGTCACCACATTGGGCACCGCTTTTGACGAGCAGATCTTCGACGATATCGAAGGGGACAAGCGCTCAAATTTCCTTCTCCATTACAACTTCCCTCCCTATTCAGTAGGTGAAACCGGCCGTATGGGCACAGGCCGCCGGGAAATCGGTCATGGCAACCTGGCCCGCCGTTCCCTGGAAGCCATGGTTCCTCCAAAGACAGAATTCCCCTACACCATCCGGATAGTTTCGGAAATAATGGAGTCCAACGGCTCCTCCTCCATGGCTTCGGTCTGCGGGGGCACCCTTTCCATGCTCCAGGCCGGGGTTCCCATGAAGAAACCTGTAGCGGGCATCGCCATGGGGCTTATCACCGAAGGCAAGGGCGGCCCCGGGGACCGTTATGCGGTGCTTTCTGACATCCTAGGGGATGAGGATCACCTGGGGGACATGGACTTTAAAGTAGCCGGCACCGAAGAAGGGATCACCGGTTTCCAGATGGACATCAAAATCGCCGGGGTCAGCCCCGAGGTGATGCGGAAAGCCCTGGATCAGGCCAAGCGGGGACGCTTGCACATCCTGGGCATCATGAACCAGACCATCAACAAGCCGGTGGCCCAGATCAGCGAGTACGCCCCTAAGATCGTGTCCCTTCGTATCGACGTGGACAAGATCGGCGCCCTCATAGGTCCCGGCGGCAAAAACGTCAAGGCCCTCTGCGAACAGTTCAGCGTGAAGATCAACACCGATGATGACGGCACGGTCACCATCTTCGGCAAGAATAGCAAGAACTCCGAGGATGCCAAAGCAGCGGTACTGGGCATCGTGATGGACCCCGAACCGGGCAGGGTTTACAACGGCACGGTCAAGCGGATCATGGACTTCGGCGCCTTCGTAGAAATACTCCCGGGCAAGGAAGGGCTGGTCCACATTTCCAAGCTTTCCCGTGAGAGAATCAATAATGTTACGGATGTTATAAAGGAAGGCCAGGAAATTCCGGTGAAACTGCTTGAAGTCGACAAGATGGGGCGGCTCAACCTTTCCTATATCGACGCCATTGATCCCAACGGCACCAGTGATGACAGCGGGGACAGGCACAGCGGAGGCGATAACCGTGGAGGGGACAGCCGCCGCCGGGATGAACGGCCCCGCCGTTACTAG
- the rpsO gene encoding 30S ribosomal protein S15 — translation MALNKENVTSIVNKFGKNEKDTGTSEVQIALLTERINQLTEHCKQFKKDKSSQRGLLILVGQRRRMLKYFQRTNLEKYRGLIKELGLRK, via the coding sequence ATGGCTTTAAACAAAGAAAATGTAACTTCCATCGTAAACAAGTTCGGTAAAAACGAAAAAGACACCGGCACATCGGAAGTACAAATTGCCCTGCTCACCGAGCGGATCAACCAGCTCACCGAGCATTGTAAGCAATTCAAGAAGGATAAGTCCAGTCAGCGGGGCTTGTTGATCCTGGTCGGCCAGCGCCGGCGTATGCTGAAATATTTTCAGCGGACCAATCTGGAAAAATACCGGGGCCTGATCAAAGAGTTAGGTCTCCGCAAGTAA
- a CDS encoding FAD synthetase family protein, with protein sequence MQVLDWAEFAENGLDAPGFSMPGGSAMTIGVFDGVHLGHRLLLERVLQSALFPVAVTFKRSPKFVLRPETDEGDILGEDQKLRILEQMGIGLTVMIDFSEKFSKLSGKEFIDLLKDRGNLRYLVIGSNFRCGYRHDTDAPSIKAMTRAGGITTDVVEPILAGGERISSSRIRAAIAAGSLVEAAALLGRRVEIDLSGLSVTPGPGGVYFHPASRQQITPPQGRYPVLLFEKNSPVGMETEVSMVPEGLFVPAPFNAVRIEFA encoded by the coding sequence ATGCAGGTGCTTGACTGGGCGGAGTTTGCCGAAAATGGCCTGGATGCCCCCGGCTTTTCCATGCCCGGCGGAAGCGCCATGACCATCGGGGTCTTTGACGGCGTACACCTGGGCCACCGGCTGCTCCTGGAACGGGTGCTCCAGTCCGCCCTGTTCCCGGTGGCGGTAACTTTCAAGCGGAGTCCCAAATTTGTACTGCGCCCTGAAACCGACGAGGGGGATATCCTGGGGGAGGACCAAAAGCTCCGTATTTTGGAGCAAATGGGCATAGGCCTTACGGTCATGATTGACTTTTCTGAAAAATTCAGTAAACTAAGTGGCAAGGAATTTATCGATCTGCTAAAAGATCGGGGAAATCTGCGTTATTTGGTAATTGGCAGCAATTTTCGTTGCGGATACCGGCATGATACGGATGCGCCTTCCATCAAAGCGATGACCCGGGCCGGGGGGATCACCACGGATGTGGTGGAACCTATTTTGGCCGGGGGGGAGCGCATCAGTTCCAGCCGTATCCGCGCCGCGATAGCCGCCGGCAGCCTCGTTGAGGCGGCGGCGCTTCTCGGTCGAAGGGTTGAAATTGACCTTTCCGGTTTATCCGTTACCCCCGGACCCGGCGGAGTTTATTTTCATCCTGCTTCCCGGCAACAAATAACGCCGCCCCAGGGCCGGTACCCGGTTTTGCTTTTTGAGAAAAATTCCCCAGTAGGAATGGAGACGGAAGTTTCCATGGTCCCGGAAGGACTTTTTGTTCCTGCGCCCTTCAATGCGGTACGCATTGAATTTGCATAG
- the truB gene encoding tRNA pseudouridine(55) synthase TruB, which yields MTDSNTNGLLLLCKKPGLTSFDSLRIIKKALGTGKVGHTGTLDKFASGLLVVLSGRALKLTPWFDRCDKRYEAFIKFGLETDTLDPEGAVVAEGPVPSQAELEAVLDQFRGDILQAPPAYSAIHIEGKRAHELARSGAVPEMKQRPVTIHALELRSYEPPLAHIYVHCSKGTYIRSLARDLALAAGSRAHLVSLERTAVGGFALADAVSPDSPDLAGALHPVSPETFQALGIPCITVDEAVARNMAHGKPLDALLGGNPVSGPETAVAVFCTSCNEVSRATPTLVREFPASGSGAFVALIEKKPGVENRWSYGYVNAGA from the coding sequence ATGACGGACAGTAATACTAACGGGTTACTATTGTTGTGCAAAAAGCCTGGCCTGACCTCTTTTGACTCCCTCAGAATTATAAAAAAAGCCCTCGGCACAGGAAAAGTGGGCCATACCGGGACCCTGGACAAATTTGCCTCCGGGCTCCTGGTGGTCCTCTCGGGTCGGGCCCTGAAGCTCACCCCCTGGTTTGACCGTTGTGATAAACGCTATGAGGCGTTCATCAAGTTCGGCCTTGAAACCGATACCCTGGACCCCGAAGGCGCCGTTGTGGCTGAGGGCCCGGTCCCTTCGCAGGCTGAGCTTGAAGCGGTCCTGGACCAGTTCCGGGGGGACATACTCCAGGCGCCCCCGGCCTATTCGGCTATTCATATAGAAGGGAAACGTGCCCACGAACTGGCCCGATCCGGTGCGGTCCCGGAAATGAAACAGCGCCCTGTGACTATCCACGCTCTGGAACTCCGCTCCTACGAGCCTCCCCTGGCCCATATCTATGTCCACTGTTCCAAGGGGACCTATATCCGTTCCCTGGCCCGGGACCTGGCCCTGGCCGCAGGTTCCCGGGCCCACCTGGTTTCCCTGGAGCGGACCGCCGTGGGGGGCTTTGCCCTGGCCGACGCAGTTTCCCCGGATTCCCCGGATCTGGCCGGTGCCCTGCATCCAGTCAGTCCTGAAACTTTTCAGGCCCTGGGTATCCCCTGTATCACCGTGGACGAAGCCGTTGCCCGGAACATGGCCCATGGGAAACCCCTGGACGCGCTCCTGGGGGGAAACCCGGTTTCCGGCCCGGAAACTGCGGTGGCTGTTTTTTGCACTTCTTGCAACGAAGTTTCCCGTGCAACACCGACTTTAGTCAGAGAGTTCCCTGCAAGTGGCAGCGGCGCTTTTGTTGCGCTTATTGAAAAAAAGCCCGGCGTCGAAAACCGCTGGTCCTATGGATACGTCAATGCAGGTGCTTGA
- the rbfA gene encoding 30S ribosome-binding factor RbfA has translation MAEYRTERVGRLIQEKIGSLIVEGKVKDPRVDTFLSITRVAVSRDLSYADCYVSSYKSAGLATGVEGLQSAAGFIQSQLAAMMHIRHTPRLRFHEDQGIREGFELVQKIDSLVNTNSETPNDGQ, from the coding sequence ATGGCAGAATATAGAACAGAGCGGGTAGGGCGGCTTATCCAGGAAAAAATAGGAAGTCTCATTGTGGAGGGAAAGGTTAAAGACCCCAGGGTGGATACCTTTCTCTCCATTACCAGGGTTGCGGTGTCCCGGGACCTTTCCTACGCCGATTGCTACGTTTCCAGTTATAAGTCCGCGGGCCTGGCAACCGGGGTTGAGGGCTTGCAGAGCGCCGCCGGGTTTATCCAGTCCCAGCTGGCAGCTATGATGCACATACGCCATACACCCCGGCTCCGTTTCCACGAGGACCAGGGGATACGGGAAGGTTTTGAACTAGTACAGAAAATTGACAGCCTGGTGAATACTAACAGTGAAACACCGAATGACGGACAGTAA
- the infB gene encoding translation initiation factor IF-2, translating to MAEELDATQKPKVELIKHQKSEPESSEGKAKSPVQEHSDQALKESARRKVVVVKKKPAPPAAPAPGPAKKPQPKIVVASRNVSPEGEGAVTVSSPVAKAAAVLKEAPSEVPASAPPAPVSGAASPHAKPQSATKFPAQVETPVQETPAPPAAGETKAPAGVKPGENRVSSLPITQRPVAAAGRVGGRPVGPPPPRTYRSEGPQGRPGGSPFPQRPTGAAGRVGGRPVGNSRPPDSPGGQGPRPYNNSGGGPRPPYNGPPRPFNGPPRPGMGGGGRPGGFGPNRGPGGPRPGGPGGPGRPRPGGSTSSPSPLGEGKGPIKKSFKVKRTVYQRKEQEMEEKLLQTKKKIAQIANPVPKSIDIMEVISVSELAKKMNLKASDLIHKLMSMGMMVSINQQIDAETATILAAEFGADVKIVSLYDETLITTEADDEASMSPRSPVVTVMGHVDHGKTKLLDAIRSADVVSGEFGGITQHIGAYTVDTPKGRIAFLDTPGHEAFTHMRARGAQVTDIVVLVVAADDGVMPQTIEAINHAKDAKVPIIVAVNKMDKPEANPDRVKSQLSDLGLMPEDWGGQTMFVELSALRKEGIDKLIDAILLQAEILDLKANYNHSAEGKVLESRIDHGRGVVATVMIEKGTLRIGDSFVAGVWPGKVRALFDDKGKKVDEATPAMPVEVLGFEGVPDAGDPLQVVEDEKVARGISSKRHELKRFEDAKNVRKITLDNLSDTINAGAIQELKIIIKSDVQGSAEALRASLEKLSNKEVRLNVIQALPGAINEGDVDLAIASNAIIIGFNVRPVPKAKMLADQEKVDIRRYNIIYKAVEEIQLAMEGMLKPDTKEEIIASVEVRETFKVPKIGTIAGCYVLTGTVKRSASANVIRDEIVIFTGKLASLRRFKDDAREVAAGYECGIGLEGFDAIQVGDQFEVFEIVEVARKLSSN from the coding sequence ATGGCTGAGGAATTAGACGCTACACAAAAACCAAAGGTAGAGCTCATTAAGCATCAAAAAAGTGAGCCTGAGTCTTCGGAGGGGAAGGCTAAGAGTCCTGTTCAGGAACATAGCGACCAGGCGCTCAAAGAGAGCGCTCGCCGTAAGGTGGTGGTGGTCAAGAAAAAACCCGCCCCTCCTGCTGCCCCTGCTCCGGGACCTGCGAAGAAACCTCAGCCAAAGATCGTGGTCGCTTCCCGAAATGTAAGCCCCGAAGGGGAGGGGGCTGTTACAGTTTCATCCCCTGTTGCAAAGGCTGCTGCCGTGCTAAAGGAAGCTCCGTCGGAAGTACCGGCTTCAGCCCCGCCTGCGCCTGTATCTGGGGCGGCGTCACCGCATGCAAAGCCTCAAAGTGCAACGAAGTTTCCCGCGCAAGTGGAAACTCCGGTTCAAGAAACTCCTGCGCCCCCAGCGGCAGGAGAAACCAAAGCTCCGGCAGGGGTAAAACCCGGAGAAAACCGGGTCAGTTCCCTGCCCATTACCCAGCGGCCGGTGGCTGCTGCCGGCAGGGTCGGCGGCCGGCCCGTAGGCCCGCCCCCCCCCCGAACCTACCGGAGCGAAGGCCCCCAGGGCAGGCCCGGTGGTTCCCCCTTCCCCCAAAGACCCACCGGAGCAGCCGGCAGGGTCGGCGGCAGACCTGTGGGTAACAGCCGTCCTCCTGATAGTCCCGGAGGCCAGGGTCCCCGTCCTTATAACAACAGCGGCGGAGGCCCCCGTCCTCCCTACAATGGTCCCCCCCGTCCCTTTAACGGTCCTCCCCGCCCTGGCATGGGCGGCGGCGGCAGACCCGGCGGTTTTGGCCCCAATCGCGGTCCCGGCGGTCCCCGGCCTGGAGGGCCCGGCGGCCCCGGCAGGCCCCGGCCCGGCGGCAGCACAAGCTCCCCTTCTCCCCTGGGCGAAGGTAAAGGGCCGATCAAGAAGTCCTTTAAGGTCAAGAGAACCGTTTACCAGCGGAAGGAACAGGAAATGGAGGAAAAACTCCTCCAGACCAAAAAGAAGATCGCCCAGATAGCCAACCCGGTACCCAAATCCATTGATATTATGGAAGTGATATCGGTTTCCGAGCTTGCCAAAAAGATGAACCTCAAGGCTTCTGATCTGATCCACAAATTGATGAGCATGGGCATGATGGTTTCCATCAACCAGCAGATAGATGCGGAAACCGCAACCATATTGGCGGCGGAATTTGGGGCGGACGTGAAGATAGTCAGCCTCTATGACGAAACGTTAATCACCACTGAAGCTGACGATGAAGCTTCCATGAGCCCACGGTCCCCGGTAGTTACCGTGATGGGCCACGTGGATCACGGAAAGACAAAACTTCTGGATGCCATACGCAGCGCCGATGTGGTTTCCGGTGAGTTCGGCGGCATTACCCAGCATATCGGGGCCTATACGGTGGATACCCCAAAGGGGCGCATCGCCTTTCTGGACACCCCGGGCCATGAGGCCTTTACCCACATGCGGGCCCGCGGCGCCCAGGTAACGGACATCGTAGTATTAGTGGTGGCCGCCGATGACGGGGTTATGCCTCAGACCATTGAGGCCATCAACCACGCCAAGGACGCCAAGGTTCCCATCATCGTGGCGGTCAACAAGATGGACAAGCCCGAGGCCAACCCGGACCGGGTAAAGAGCCAGCTCTCGGATCTGGGGCTCATGCCCGAAGACTGGGGCGGTCAGACCATGTTTGTGGAACTTTCAGCCCTGCGGAAAGAGGGCATCGACAAACTGATCGACGCAATTTTACTGCAAGCAGAAATACTGGATCTCAAGGCAAATTACAATCACAGCGCCGAAGGAAAGGTCCTGGAATCCCGGATCGACCATGGCCGGGGTGTTGTAGCCACGGTGATGATCGAAAAAGGCACCCTCAGGATCGGCGATTCCTTTGTGGCCGGGGTCTGGCCCGGCAAGGTCCGCGCCCTCTTTGACGATAAGGGCAAGAAGGTCGATGAGGCCACCCCCGCCATGCCCGTGGAAGTCCTGGGCTTTGAGGGCGTTCCCGACGCCGGAGACCCCCTCCAGGTGGTGGAAGACGAAAAAGTGGCCCGGGGCATTTCCTCCAAGCGCCACGAACTGAAACGCTTTGAGGACGCTAAAAACGTCAGGAAGATCACCCTGGACAACCTTTCGGACACCATTAATGCCGGGGCTATCCAGGAACTGAAGATCATTATCAAGAGCGATGTCCAGGGTTCCGCTGAGGCTCTCAGGGCAAGCTTAGAAAAACTGTCCAACAAGGAAGTGCGGCTCAATGTCATCCAGGCCCTCCCGGGGGCCATCAACGAAGGGGACGTGGACCTGGCCATCGCCTCAAACGCCATCATCATCGGCTTCAATGTGCGGCCCGTGCCCAAGGCAAAGATGCTGGCGGATCAGGAAAAGGTGGATATCAGGCGCTACAACATCATCTACAAGGCGGTGGAAGAAATCCAGCTGGCCATGGAGGGGATGCTCAAGCCGGATACCAAGGAAGAGATCATCGCCTCGGTGGAAGTTCGGGAAACCTTCAAGGTCCCCAAGATCGGCACCATCGCCGGCTGCTATGTCCTCACCGGCACAGTCAAGCGGAGCGCCAGCGCCAATGTTATCCGGGACGAAATCGTTATTTTTACCGGCAAGCTCGCCTCCCTCAGGCGCTTCAAGGATGACGCCCGGGAAGTTGCCGCAGGCTACGAATGCGGTATTGGCCTTGAGGGCTTTGACGCCATCCAGGTCGGGGACCAGTTTGAGGTCTTTGAAATAGTGGAAGTGGCGCGAAAGCTTTCCAGTAATTAA